The window AGCTACCGGCACCTGTTGATACACAAGCAGGGGAAGGCAGAGGAGCTGACGCCTCCCCACGATATACTTACCAGGAGGATTGGAAGTTATCTTCCGGAAAACCCAGTTCTGCGGGAGATGATGGAGAAAAGTTATGAGATTCTTTCCATACATCCCCTGAATATACAAAGAAAGCAGGCAGGCCTCAATCCGGCTAATTCAGCTTGGTTCTGGGGCGCCGGCACAAGGCCTGCACTGGACTCCTTTGAGGAGAAGTACCACAGGAGGGGCGCCATGATTTCTGCAGTGGACCTGCTCAAAGGGATTGCAGCCGGCGCAGGGATGAAAAATATCTCTGTAGAAGGCGCCACCGGAGGGTTGGATACGAATTATGGGGGCAAGGCCCACGCAGCGGCAGATGCATTACTGAAGGATGGTTTTGACTTTGCCTATATACATGTGGAGGCGCCGGATGAGATGGGGCACCAGGGGAATGTATATAACAAAATTAAGGCAATTGAGAACATTGACCACTATATTGTCGGCCCTCTGCAGCAGCTTATGGCCCAGGAAGGGGAAGACTTCCGTATGCTGGTGCTGCCAGACCATCCCACGCCTGTTGGGATACGGACACATACAGCCGATCCGGTTCCTTATCTGCTCTATGACAGCAGGAAGGCAGCCAGGGGCATGCCGGCATATAATGAGATAAATGCTATGGGCACCGGGAGGATGGAAGAGAATGGCTATAAGCTTATCTCACATCTTTTTGGAGGAATTTAAAAATTTGCCGGTGTAGGTTAGGAGGATAACATGCTGATAGTAAAAAAATTTGGAGGCAGTTCAGTTGCTGATAAAGAACGGATTTTCCGTGTGGCAGAACGGTGTATTGAAGAATACCAGAAAGGAAATGATGTGATCGTTGTTTTATCGGCCATGGGAGATACTACGGATGAGCTGATTGAAAAAGCGAAAACGATTGCGCCGCAGCCATCCAAAAGGGAGATGGATATGCTGCTGACAACGGGAGAACAGGTTTCTGTATCCCTCATGGCTATGGCCATCCAGTCCCTGGGCGTGCAGGCTGTTTCGCTGAATGCATTCCAGGTGGGGATGCACAGTACTTCTGCCTATGGAAATGCCAGGTTTAAGAGAGTAGACGCAGAGAGAATACGCCATGAGCTGGATTCCAGGAAGATCGTGATTGTGACCGGATTCCAGGGAATAAATAAATACGAGGATTATGCAACCCTTGGCAGGGGAGGGTCTGATACAACGGCTGTAGCAATCGCAGCCTCTCTGCATGCCGACGCCTGTGAGATTTATACGGATGTGGACGGAGTATATACAGCCGACCCGAGAATTGTAAAAAATGCGAGGAAGCTGGACGCCATAAGTTATGACGAAATGCTGGAACTGGCTTCCCTGGGGGCGAAAGTCCTGCACAACCGTTCCGTGGAGATGGCAAAAAAATACGGGGTGCAGCTTGTGGTGCGCTCCAGTCTGAACAGAGAAGAAGGGACGGTAGTCAAGGAGGTAGTTAAAATGGAAAAAATGTTAATCAGCGGAGTGGCTTCTGACAAGAATACATCCAGAGTGTCTGTGATCGGTGTGGATGATAGGCCTGGCGTTGCATTTAAAATATTTAATACATTGGCGAGAAAGGGAATTAATGTGGATATTATCCTGCAGTCCGTGGGACGCGCAGGGACGAAAGACATTTCCTTTACTGTGGCAACGGATGATTTAAACAGCACCCTGGCTACCCTGGAAGAAAATAAAGAAATCTTGACTATCCAGGAAATCAACCATAAAGACAATGTGGCAAAGCTGTCTATTGTGGGTGCAGGCATGATGAGCAATCCGGGCGTTGCCGCCAAGATGTTTGAGGCTTTGTTCAATGCGGGAGTCAATATCAATATGATCTCTACTTCTGAGGTAAGGATTACCGTACTGATAGATGAGAAGGATGTGGAGAGGGCCATGGTCGCAGTCCATGACGGATTTGGCCTGGCAGAATAGGAAAGCAACATAAAAAAGAAAAGGCTGAGGATTTGGCAGTATAGATTGATTCCAAATCTCTGGCCTTTTCTTTTGTTTTTATTCCCGTATGAGAAATTCTAAGGTGAGTGTGAAGAGCGCACCGCAAAGAATACCCCTAACCCAAATGTTTAGCCGAACTGGAAGCCGGCCTATTCTGTCTGGTGATAAAGAAACTTATCTACGATTTTCTTATCTTCATCGGACAGTGTACGGTACTTCTTAAGTACGTCTACTTCATTTTGTGTGAGATAGATGGTATCTCCA of the Luxibacter massiliensis genome contains:
- a CDS encoding cofactor-independent phosphoglycerate mutase produces the protein MKYIIILCDGMADEPVPELGGLTPLQKADTPNLDKLSGKAETGMVRTIPPGMSPGSDTANLSVIGYDPRVYYTGRSPLEALSIGADMQPDDVSYRCNLVTLTEEQSKYEDRIILDHSSGEISTEDGAVLLEALKEGLCKEGYKFYVGTSYRHLLIHKQGKAEELTPPHDILTRRIGSYLPENPVLREMMEKSYEILSIHPLNIQRKQAGLNPANSAWFWGAGTRPALDSFEEKYHRRGAMISAVDLLKGIAAGAGMKNISVEGATGGLDTNYGGKAHAAADALLKDGFDFAYIHVEAPDEMGHQGNVYNKIKAIENIDHYIVGPLQQLMAQEGEDFRMLVLPDHPTPVGIRTHTADPVPYLLYDSRKAARGMPAYNEINAMGTGRMEENGYKLISHLFGGI
- a CDS encoding aspartate kinase, translating into MLIVKKFGGSSVADKERIFRVAERCIEEYQKGNDVIVVLSAMGDTTDELIEKAKTIAPQPSKREMDMLLTTGEQVSVSLMAMAIQSLGVQAVSLNAFQVGMHSTSAYGNARFKRVDAERIRHELDSRKIVIVTGFQGINKYEDYATLGRGGSDTTAVAIAASLHADACEIYTDVDGVYTADPRIVKNARKLDAISYDEMLELASLGAKVLHNRSVEMAKKYGVQLVVRSSLNREEGTVVKEVVKMEKMLISGVASDKNTSRVSVIGVDDRPGVAFKIFNTLARKGINVDIILQSVGRAGTKDISFTVATDDLNSTLATLEENKEILTIQEINHKDNVAKLSIVGAGMMSNPGVAAKMFEALFNAGVNINMISTSEVRITVLIDEKDVERAMVAVHDGFGLAE